From Paenibacillus polymyxa, the proteins below share one genomic window:
- a CDS encoding KGG domain-containing protein, whose translation MANNNQNGKMSREEAGRLGGEATAKNHDKEFYQEIGEKGGEATSKSHGKDFYQEIGEKGGEATSKNHGKEFYQEIGRKGGEARGNSDQSDSDGKMSREEAGRKGGEARARQRKNN comes from the coding sequence ATGGCTAACAACAACCAAAATGGCAAAATGAGTCGCGAAGAGGCAGGACGTTTAGGTGGAGAAGCTACTGCTAAAAATCACGACAAAGAATTTTACCAAGAGATCGGCGAAAAGGGTGGCGAGGCCACATCCAAAAGTCATGGCAAGGACTTCTATCAGGAGATTGGTGAAAAAGGCGGCGAAGCCACTTCCAAAAACCATGGCAAGGAGTTCTATCAGGAAATCGGTCGCAAGGGCGGTGAAGCCCGTGGCAATTCGGACCAAAGTGATAGCGACGGGAAAATGAGCAGGGAAGAAGCAGGCCGCAAAGGCGGCGAAGCTCGCGCCCGTCAACGCAAAAATAACTAA
- a CDS encoding ABC transporter permease encodes MTIVALILSLGFVFIAIVMSKSFKLGLDRDIIIATIRASVQLLAIGYVLHLIFGMQSYGFIVLFILLMITVASQNVARKGRFIPRLMWKSFLTLLCVEIVTQAFLIGLHIIPATARYMIPISGMIIGSSMILSSLLVSRLKSEVLLRKPEIMLILALGGTPRQAIFPILKNCIRSSMIPTIEGQKTLGLVQLPGMMTGQIIAGANPIVAVRLQLLIVFTTMTSAILTSVLLSLFIYPTLFTREQQLRTESWEV; translated from the coding sequence ATGACGATTGTTGCCTTGATTCTCTCTCTTGGTTTTGTATTTATCGCCATCGTCATGTCCAAGTCCTTCAAACTCGGTTTGGACCGAGACATTATTATTGCCACGATCAGAGCATCCGTTCAGCTACTGGCGATTGGATATGTATTGCATTTGATTTTCGGGATGCAAAGCTACGGATTTATCGTATTATTCATTCTGCTCATGATCACTGTAGCTTCTCAAAATGTTGCACGCAAAGGACGGTTTATCCCTCGTCTCATGTGGAAGTCATTCCTGACGTTGCTGTGTGTGGAAATCGTTACACAGGCATTCCTGATTGGCCTGCATATCATTCCGGCAACAGCCCGGTACATGATTCCGATTAGCGGCATGATCATTGGCAGCTCCATGATTTTGTCCAGCCTGCTGGTATCACGGCTCAAGTCGGAAGTCCTGCTGCGCAAGCCTGAAATCATGCTCATTCTCGCACTGGGGGGAACCCCGAGACAAGCCATCTTCCCTATACTGAAGAATTGCATACGTTCCAGTATGATTCCAACCATTGAGGGGCAGAAAACACTCGGGCTTGTTCAGCTTCCCGGTATGATGACCGGACAAATCATTGCAGGTGCCAATCCGATTGTCGCCGTGCGTTTGCAATTGCTCATCGTATTCACTACCATGACCTCTGCCATTTTGACCAGCGTGCTGCTCAGCCTATTCATTTATCCGACATTATTTACCCGCGAGCAACAACTGCGCACAGAGTCCTGGGAGGTCTGA
- a CDS encoding phosphate ABC transporter ATP-binding protein, with translation MEPKPLPAIEFNHITKYFTGSGQQRAVLNGITAKVPRGKITTLVGPSGSGKSTLLSLCNLLLTSDEGEISVLGKPITEWEIPELRRKVALVFQDAPMLQGTVLYNLQTVERLHGTVLEDPVGLLERVGLTRDLLEQKAQELSGGQRQRLALARTLANRPDILLLDEITSALDPASVKEVEELLLQMNKEEGTTMIWITHHMEQARRVGHETWLMINGRLVEQADTETFFNNPQHSETRKFVAGEWV, from the coding sequence ATGGAACCCAAGCCACTTCCAGCTATTGAATTCAATCACATCACCAAATATTTCACCGGATCGGGGCAGCAACGTGCTGTCCTGAACGGGATTACAGCAAAGGTCCCTCGCGGAAAAATCACGACACTGGTCGGTCCGTCAGGCTCTGGTAAAAGCACACTGCTTTCATTGTGCAATCTCTTGCTAACATCGGATGAAGGAGAAATCAGCGTCCTCGGCAAGCCTATAACCGAGTGGGAGATCCCTGAACTGAGACGAAAGGTAGCATTGGTTTTTCAAGATGCCCCCATGCTTCAGGGGACGGTCCTCTACAATCTCCAGACGGTAGAGCGGCTGCATGGTACGGTACTGGAAGATCCGGTTGGCCTGTTAGAGCGCGTAGGGCTTACCCGTGACCTGCTGGAACAGAAGGCGCAGGAGTTGTCCGGTGGACAAAGACAGCGCTTGGCCTTGGCACGGACGCTTGCGAACCGCCCGGATATTTTACTACTGGATGAGATTACTTCTGCACTGGACCCCGCCTCAGTCAAAGAGGTTGAGGAACTGCTGCTTCAAATGAACAAAGAAGAGGGAACAACAATGATCTGGATTACGCACCATATGGAACAAGCCCGCAGAGTAGGCCACGAAACATGGCTGATGATTAACGGAAGACTGGTAGAGCAAGCGGATACGGAGACATTTTTCAATAATCCACAGCATAGTGAAACCCGCAAATTTGTAGCAGGAGAATGGGTATGA
- a CDS encoding TetR/AcrR family transcriptional regulator, with protein sequence MSPRHGVKLQDILKAAEDIANERGMGDVTLTTLAQKLHIRPPSLYNHVDGLNGLRHVLALHSLEKLEEALVSAAVGRAGEDALTAMGRAYMQYARERPGLYEAMLYTTDRNDTELRHAADRVAELVITVLSSGYGFNEADCIHAARGFRSLLHGFASLEQKGGFGLPVDVDRSIEVMMDTFWAGLRVLQHKRDMEHSEKN encoded by the coding sequence ATGTCACCTAGACATGGAGTAAAGCTACAAGATATCCTGAAGGCTGCTGAGGATATTGCCAATGAACGTGGGATGGGAGATGTCACGCTCACTACGCTGGCGCAAAAGCTGCATATTCGTCCTCCATCTTTGTACAACCATGTGGACGGGTTGAACGGATTGCGTCATGTGCTAGCATTACATAGCCTCGAAAAGTTAGAGGAGGCATTGGTGAGCGCAGCCGTAGGCAGAGCAGGCGAAGATGCGCTGACTGCTATGGGGAGAGCGTATATGCAGTATGCGCGCGAGCGACCTGGTTTGTATGAAGCGATGCTGTATACAACCGACCGAAATGATACCGAGCTGAGACATGCAGCGGATCGCGTAGCGGAACTTGTCATTACCGTGCTATCCAGTGGCTACGGTTTCAACGAAGCAGATTGCATTCATGCAGCGAGGGGATTCCGTAGTCTTCTGCATGGTTTTGCCTCGCTTGAACAAAAGGGTGGTTTTGGTTTACCTGTGGATGTGGATCGGAGTATCGAAGTGATGATGGACACCTTTTGGGCAGGTCTTCGCGTGTTACAGCATAAGCGAGATATGGAGCATTCAGAAAAAAACTGA
- a CDS encoding SDR family oxidoreductase — protein MNVLVIGANGKVGRHLVRLLGQHELHRVKALIRKPDQAEALERLGAETVVADLEGTVDEIAAAIKGSDAVVFTAGSGGKTGADKTLLIDLDGAVKAMEAAEQAGIRRFIMVSALHAENREQWPESIKPYYVAKHYADRLLEASNLDYTILRPGGLTDDEGTGKVATGEDLTSHTISREDVAATVVAALEEKQTYHRAIDLVSGSTPIAEAIR, from the coding sequence GTGAACGTATTGGTGATTGGTGCCAATGGAAAAGTAGGCAGACATCTCGTTCGCCTACTGGGGCAACATGAATTGCATCGCGTAAAGGCGTTGATTCGCAAACCGGATCAGGCCGAAGCGCTTGAACGTTTGGGAGCAGAAACGGTAGTAGCTGACCTTGAAGGGACAGTTGATGAAATTGCTGCAGCTATAAAAGGCAGCGATGCTGTCGTGTTCACGGCAGGCTCCGGCGGCAAAACAGGAGCGGATAAAACGCTGCTTATCGACCTTGATGGAGCAGTCAAGGCGATGGAGGCCGCTGAGCAAGCGGGTATCCGGCGCTTTATTATGGTCAGCGCTCTACATGCGGAGAACCGGGAGCAGTGGCCCGAATCGATTAAGCCGTATTATGTGGCAAAGCATTATGCAGATCGCTTGCTGGAAGCGAGCAATCTGGATTACACGATTCTTCGTCCCGGCGGGCTAACAGATGATGAGGGTACTGGCAAGGTTGCTACTGGTGAAGATCTTACCAGCCATACCATCTCACGTGAAGATGTAGCGGCAACGGTGGTAGCAGCACTGGAGGAAAAACAGACGTATCATCGTGCGATTGATTTGGTGTCCGGCAGTACGCCTATTGCTGAGGCCATCCGGTAG
- a CDS encoding MBL fold metallo-hydrolase has protein sequence MRIVQVQHVYQLTFMPRLFPVNCYLVEEKEGLTLIDAGLPYSAQGIEQAAARIGQTIVRIVLTHAHGDHVGALDKLKAKYPETQVFISRRDARLLKGDVSLEAGEPDTPIRGSVPKNILTQPDVLLEDGDHVGSLLAISAPGHTPGSMGFLDTRTCALIAGDAFQTRGGVAVAGRLKPLFPFPALATWNKEISLASAKKLASFNPSLLAAGHGNMLKHPQSQLERAIMEMEQQCSV, from the coding sequence ATGCGTATCGTTCAGGTGCAGCATGTGTATCAATTGACGTTTATGCCCCGGCTGTTCCCGGTGAACTGTTATTTGGTGGAGGAGAAAGAGGGGCTTACCCTGATCGATGCCGGATTGCCATATAGTGCTCAGGGTATTGAACAGGCTGCGGCGCGCATTGGGCAGACGATTGTACGAATTGTACTTACCCATGCGCATGGGGATCATGTAGGTGCGTTGGATAAGCTGAAGGCAAAGTATCCTGAGACACAAGTATTCATTTCAAGACGGGATGCTCGGCTGCTGAAGGGTGATGTATCGTTGGAGGCAGGCGAACCGGACACTCCTATTCGGGGCAGCGTGCCGAAGAATATCCTTACCCAGCCTGACGTTTTACTGGAGGATGGGGATCATGTGGGTTCGCTGCTGGCAATCAGCGCACCGGGACATACGCCGGGCTCGATGGGATTTTTGGATACCCGTACATGTGCGTTGATTGCAGGTGATGCCTTCCAGACTCGGGGCGGTGTTGCGGTGGCGGGAAGGCTCAAGCCGCTGTTTCCTTTTCCGGCACTAGCTACCTGGAACAAGGAAATTTCGCTGGCAAGCGCCAAAAAGCTGGCGTCTTTCAATCCATCTCTATTAGCAGCCGGTCATGGCAACATGCTGAAGCATCCACAATCTCAGCTGGAAAGAGCGATTATGGAGATGGAACAGCAATGTTCAGTGTGA
- a CDS encoding glycosyltransferase 87 family protein — MGGPGQRSSDGQTTGNRGTGNVGQDQQNSSSASTDATNSSDGKNQGTTNSTTENPSISGDKGTTAGNDTPAFGGSGIARDGQHNRGPGGMSGNGSGMGMGGPGGGMGGGRNGNSSSAYATPMAIFAALFFGAFVFIAYRFRAQEWKLGERNRGLMLWTVLGVGFFLRMAIAPWISGHMDLMLFRNWATTAANSLSGFYTNGSSDYPPFYIYILYVIGKIGSMDAFSPYMTVLLRLPNILADIVTAYMLYRLASKRVGYGVSLGLTIFYVFNPAVFINSTFWGQVDSFFTMLIVGMIVLLVENRIGWSAVLFTIAVLMKPQGIIYGPVLFFELLRQHKIQPWLLSIGGAVVTTILVILPFSWGQEPLWLLDLYKGTVGEYPYASVNAYNFFALIGGNYTQDTTTLFLFSYHTWGMICIVLVTLFTWWMYIRSRKPQFAAAAALVLIAGVFTFASSMHERYLFPAAALAVLAYLYLRDRRFLWLAGGFSLTIFLNTFDILYSSNSQDHYGIILCVTSLLNVLLFVYLVKIVWDCSRPATNQAAPAKDMVLPELPSEQLTWGASSQGVNTTMEK; from the coding sequence ATGGGAGGACCGGGGCAACGTTCCTCTGACGGTCAGACTACGGGGAACCGTGGAACAGGAAATGTAGGACAGGACCAGCAGAATTCGTCCTCAGCATCTACGGATGCGACGAACAGCTCTGACGGCAAGAATCAGGGGACGACAAACTCCACTACTGAGAATCCATCGATATCAGGTGACAAAGGCACAACGGCCGGGAATGATACGCCTGCATTCGGCGGCAGTGGTATTGCTAGAGACGGACAGCACAACAGAGGTCCGGGTGGCATGTCTGGTAACGGATCTGGAATGGGCATGGGCGGTCCAGGCGGTGGTATGGGTGGTGGAAGGAATGGAAATTCTTCATCTGCTTATGCTACTCCGATGGCGATTTTCGCCGCTTTGTTCTTCGGTGCGTTCGTGTTTATTGCGTACCGTTTTCGGGCTCAAGAATGGAAGCTCGGGGAACGTAACCGGGGACTGATGCTATGGACTGTGCTGGGTGTGGGGTTCTTTTTAAGAATGGCGATCGCCCCATGGATCTCGGGTCACATGGACTTAATGCTATTCCGAAACTGGGCTACGACAGCAGCGAATAGCTTGTCAGGCTTTTACACGAATGGTTCCAGTGACTATCCACCGTTCTATATTTATATTTTATATGTGATCGGTAAAATCGGCTCTATGGATGCCTTCAGTCCTTATATGACCGTACTGCTGCGGCTTCCGAATATATTAGCCGATATCGTGACAGCGTACATGCTGTACCGGTTGGCAAGCAAACGGGTCGGCTATGGAGTGAGCCTCGGATTGACCATATTCTACGTGTTTAACCCGGCTGTATTTATCAATTCGACCTTCTGGGGACAGGTAGATTCATTCTTTACCATGCTGATTGTAGGCATGATTGTGCTGCTGGTGGAAAATCGGATCGGCTGGTCCGCTGTATTGTTTACGATAGCGGTATTGATGAAGCCACAGGGCATTATTTATGGGCCGGTTCTGTTCTTCGAGCTGCTGAGACAGCACAAAATACAGCCTTGGCTGTTATCCATTGGCGGCGCCGTTGTGACAACTATTCTGGTTATATTGCCATTTTCATGGGGGCAGGAGCCATTATGGCTGCTTGATTTATACAAGGGGACAGTTGGCGAATATCCATATGCTTCGGTGAACGCGTATAACTTCTTCGCACTCATTGGTGGCAATTATACGCAGGACACTACAACGCTGTTCCTGTTCAGTTACCATACATGGGGTATGATCTGCATTGTGCTGGTGACTTTGTTTACATGGTGGATGTATATCCGCAGTCGGAAACCACAGTTCGCAGCAGCAGCTGCACTGGTACTCATTGCAGGTGTATTTACCTTCGCTTCCAGCATGCATGAACGGTACTTATTCCCTGCGGCCGCGTTAGCTGTACTGGCGTACCTGTATTTGCGAGATCGCAGATTTTTGTGGCTTGCGGGTGGATTCAGTCTTACGATTTTCCTGAACACCTTTGATATTCTCTATAGCTCCAATTCTCAGGATCATTACGGTATTATTTTGTGTGTGACATCATTGCTAAACGTGCTGTTGTTTGTATATTTGGTCAAGATAGTGTGGGATTGTTCCAGACCGGCTACAAATCAGGCTGCGCCTGCCAAGGACATGGTTCTCCCGGAGCTTCCATCGGAGCAATTAACATGGGGAGCGTCATCCCAAGGTGTGAACACAACGATGGAGAAATAG
- a CDS encoding Crp/Fnr family transcriptional regulator — MSCPCQCEQEPCARKVPIFSSLSCEDLCKVSSMIRHRKYQKGEALIVEEQASDTLYIIKSGHVKLLKMTPQGKEQILHILTTGDFFGELNIFNNDELSNFSAYALKDTDICMLTKDDMEELIRNNPDISLRLLKTITKRLAHTENLAQSLATKDPEIRIAYMILELGHKYGKPDGSNIKINLPLSREEMANYVGVTRETISRKFGKFEQLGIIHIKGTREITICDVQKLNEYMD, encoded by the coding sequence ATGTCCTGCCCCTGCCAGTGCGAACAGGAGCCCTGTGCCCGCAAAGTGCCTATCTTTTCCTCTTTGTCCTGCGAAGATTTGTGCAAGGTTAGCTCCATGATCCGGCACCGAAAATATCAAAAAGGCGAGGCCTTGATTGTCGAGGAACAGGCATCGGATACGCTGTACATTATTAAAAGCGGACATGTCAAGCTGCTGAAGATGACACCTCAGGGGAAAGAGCAAATTCTACACATTCTGACTACTGGCGATTTTTTTGGTGAGTTGAACATATTTAATAACGACGAGCTGAGTAATTTTAGTGCGTACGCCTTAAAGGATACTGATATTTGTATGCTCACCAAGGATGATATGGAGGAGTTGATCCGCAACAATCCCGATATCTCTTTGAGGCTACTTAAAACGATTACCAAACGCTTGGCACATACTGAAAACCTGGCTCAAAGTCTGGCTACCAAAGACCCGGAAATCCGTATTGCCTACATGATTCTCGAACTCGGACATAAATACGGCAAGCCAGACGGCTCCAATATTAAAATAAATCTCCCCCTTTCACGCGAAGAGATGGCTAATTATGTGGGTGTGACACGTGAAACCATCAGCCGCAAGTTCGGAAAATTTGAACAACTGGGGATTATTCATATCAAAGGTACACGAGAGATTACCATCTGCGATGTACAGAAACTGAACGAATATATGGATTAA
- the rd gene encoding rubredoxin, producing the protein MKKYVCQPCGYVYDPAIGDPDEDVMPGTAFEDLPEDWVCPVCGEDQSHFAPIDDTK; encoded by the coding sequence ATGAAAAAATATGTATGTCAGCCCTGTGGATACGTTTATGATCCTGCTATAGGTGACCCTGATGAAGACGTGATGCCAGGTACAGCGTTCGAAGACCTTCCAGAGGACTGGGTTTGTCCAGTCTGCGGTGAGGATCAAAGCCATTTTGCCCCTATAGATGATACAAAATAA
- a CDS encoding NAD(P)/FAD-dependent oxidoreductase, with protein MDNQHYVIIGGGVAAINAAKAIRDHDELAEISIYGEESPLPYNRVKLSKALFTDLHSDKILIKKEKWFANQRINVYSGIKITAIHAEDCTIETINGQTVAYDKLLLCTGAHNRKLVLDGASLRNVHNIRFRQDADRLKAELREGDRICIVGGGIQGVETAWSFQQAGYAVTILEASQRLMPRQLDEKASAILTRRVIEQGTQVCLGQGVKRITGTEHVEGVELQDGTVIPCEHVVYSIGIVPNTELARQIGLDIRQGIQVNAQMETSFPNIYAAGDVAEFHNRVDGLWESAMEQGKIAGTNMAGASAAYQRPIPATLSNSYECPLFSIGLVDEQACDNSLTRENQVSYTRMFIQNGSICGVIGFGDALASLPYKAAITQGLSPDAPELTKILDDKEN; from the coding sequence ATGGATAACCAACATTACGTTATAATCGGAGGCGGCGTGGCCGCTATCAACGCGGCAAAAGCAATTAGAGATCATGATGAGTTAGCCGAAATTTCGATTTACGGGGAAGAATCCCCCCTTCCGTATAACAGAGTCAAGCTTTCCAAGGCGCTATTTACTGACTTGCATAGCGACAAAATCCTGATCAAAAAAGAAAAATGGTTTGCCAATCAGCGGATTAACGTTTATTCCGGCATAAAGATCACCGCGATACACGCAGAGGACTGCACCATCGAAACAATAAATGGACAAACTGTTGCTTATGACAAGCTGTTGCTGTGTACAGGAGCCCACAACCGTAAGCTGGTGCTGGACGGAGCTTCACTAAGGAACGTTCACAACATTCGGTTTCGACAAGATGCAGACAGACTTAAAGCGGAATTGCGAGAGGGAGACCGGATATGTATCGTCGGGGGCGGTATTCAGGGTGTAGAAACCGCCTGGTCCTTCCAGCAAGCCGGATATGCCGTCACCATTCTGGAAGCTTCGCAACGGCTGATGCCCCGTCAGCTAGATGAAAAGGCATCCGCTATTTTGACCCGCCGAGTAATCGAACAGGGCACCCAGGTATGCCTTGGACAAGGCGTAAAGCGTATTACAGGCACGGAGCATGTAGAGGGCGTAGAACTACAGGACGGCACTGTTATTCCCTGTGAACATGTCGTGTATTCTATCGGCATTGTACCTAATACGGAGCTTGCTCGCCAAATCGGTCTTGATATCAGACAAGGCATTCAGGTGAATGCGCAGATGGAGACCAGCTTCCCCAATATATACGCAGCAGGTGATGTAGCCGAGTTCCACAATAGAGTAGATGGATTATGGGAAAGTGCTATGGAACAAGGGAAAATAGCAGGCACTAATATGGCGGGCGCCTCCGCAGCTTACCAGCGTCCCATTCCTGCCACCCTGTCCAACAGCTATGAATGCCCCTTGTTTTCCATCGGTCTGGTAGATGAACAGGCCTGCGACAACAGCCTGACCCGTGAAAATCAAGTTTCTTATACACGTATGTTCATACAAAATGGCTCTATCTGTGGCGTGATTGGCTTCGGAGATGCTCTTGCTTCACTTCCATATAAAGCAGCCATTACCCAAGGACTAAGTCCGGACGCACCAGAGCTTACAAAAATTTTAGATGACAAGGAGAATTAA
- a CDS encoding FprA family A-type flavoprotein, producing the protein MKPGFKLAKNIYWVGKIDNREVPFHRLTLSKGTTYNAYLLKTGKPTIIDTVDMAFGREFAEAVAELIDPLDIQYIIVNHTEPDHSGGLAALASKAANATIVCTEIAVPEIQQMYKLQHRNFLVIKDGDQLDIGGKTLLFKETPYLHTEETMITYCIEDKILFPCDIFSTHVAVEHLFADEAGFDITEDFIGYYQAIIHPHRRYVRTLIEAVSDLDIEMIAPSHGFAIRHDIAKFIDLYASMSTETKDDKKVAIIYATLKNNTKKMANILRDCFLENQIKVELWDVDKADETEILNSITSADAVFVGSSTKYADMTGKLEDLLQQMQKMNLEGKLAAAFGSYGWSGEAIEVVQDYLNGTNMKVQSTSDVIKSTGMTHVEFPVRIRFSPTEDEKVKKIKNAAEFVSDLLLSVI; encoded by the coding sequence ATGAAACCAGGATTTAAGCTGGCAAAGAATATATATTGGGTAGGAAAAATTGATAATCGTGAGGTCCCCTTTCATCGGCTTACCCTATCTAAGGGTACAACTTATAATGCATACTTACTAAAAACCGGAAAACCAACCATTATAGATACCGTAGATATGGCGTTCGGTAGAGAATTTGCCGAAGCTGTAGCGGAATTGATCGACCCGTTGGATATTCAATATATAATCGTCAATCACACGGAACCGGATCACTCCGGCGGGTTGGCGGCCCTTGCTTCCAAGGCAGCAAACGCCACCATTGTCTGCACTGAGATTGCCGTTCCAGAAATTCAGCAGATGTACAAGCTCCAGCATCGGAACTTCCTCGTAATCAAAGACGGGGATCAACTGGATATTGGAGGCAAGACACTGCTATTCAAGGAAACACCTTATCTCCATACAGAAGAAACTATGATTACGTATTGCATCGAAGACAAAATCTTGTTCCCTTGCGATATTTTCAGCACACACGTGGCTGTAGAACATCTATTTGCCGATGAGGCCGGCTTTGATATCACCGAGGATTTTATCGGATATTATCAGGCTATTATTCATCCTCATCGCAGATATGTGCGTACATTAATCGAAGCTGTATCTGACTTGGATATTGAGATGATTGCTCCTTCCCACGGCTTCGCGATCCGACATGATATTGCCAAATTTATTGATTTGTACGCATCGATGAGCACCGAAACCAAGGATGATAAAAAAGTAGCGATTATTTATGCCACATTGAAGAACAATACCAAAAAAATGGCAAATATTCTGAGAGATTGCTTTTTGGAGAACCAAATCAAGGTGGAGCTATGGGATGTAGATAAAGCGGATGAAACCGAGATATTAAATAGTATTACCTCAGCTGATGCTGTTTTCGTCGGCAGCTCTACCAAATATGCCGACATGACAGGCAAATTGGAAGATCTGCTGCAACAAATGCAAAAGATGAATCTGGAAGGTAAGCTTGCTGCCGCCTTTGGTTCCTACGGCTGGAGCGGTGAAGCCATTGAGGTCGTACAGGATTACTTGAACGGTACTAATATGAAAGTCCAAAGCACTTCAGATGTAATCAAGTCAACGGGTATGACGCATGTGGAATTTCCGGTACGCATTCGCTTCTCTCCTACAGAAGATGAAAAAGTGAAAAAAATAAAAAATGCTGCTGAATTTGTCTCAGATCTGCTGCTTAGTGTTATTTAG
- a CDS encoding cupin domain-containing protein: protein MKKSNLIQFQEYKEAAFTKRIVHKEADNVIFILNFTPHAELPTHNHPGANVYLLVLEGSGTVTVNGEETEVVQGDMIHITGDEHFSYRGGAGANSSLHVVLTKTPSESYAQNV from the coding sequence ATGAAAAAATCAAACCTCATTCAATTTCAGGAATATAAAGAAGCTGCATTTACAAAACGAATTGTGCATAAGGAAGCCGACAATGTTATTTTTATTCTCAACTTCACCCCTCATGCTGAGCTGCCAACACATAATCATCCAGGAGCGAATGTATATTTGCTCGTTCTTGAAGGAAGCGGTACTGTAACTGTAAATGGTGAAGAAACGGAAGTTGTCCAAGGGGATATGATCCATATTACCGGAGATGAGCACTTTTCCTATCGTGGTGGTGCGGGAGCGAACTCCAGCCTGCATGTGGTGTTGACCAAAACGCCAAGTGAAAGCTACGCACAAAATGTATAA